The Suricata suricatta isolate VVHF042 chromosome 4, meerkat_22Aug2017_6uvM2_HiC, whole genome shotgun sequence genome includes a region encoding these proteins:
- the GKN2 gene encoding gastrokine-2, with protein sequence MKILVVCLVLAIFGTQSHGYEVYNIISPNNNGGNLQETVTVDNEKNIAIINIHAGSCSSTTVFDYKHGYIASRVLSRKACYILKMNHKAIPALDQLKRYIYERKAMENMYSDKYVWVKYSPLQSLITHIDWFLFGSPIKQLCNHVPLYKGEVVEKTDNIQVKGCAKTGLLGIFGISICTDTDV encoded by the exons ATGAAAATCCTC GTGGTATGTCTGGTGCTGGCCATCTTTGGGACACAATCTCATGGATACGAG GTTTATAACATCATCAGCCCAAACAACAATGGTGGCAATCTTCAGGAGACAGTGACAGtggacaatgaaaaaaatatcgCCATCATTAATATCCATGCAGGATCATGCTCCTCTACCACGGTTTTTGACTATAAACAT GGCTACATCGCATCCAGGGTGCTCTCTCGAAAGGCCTGCTACATCCTGAAGATGAACCATAAAGCCATCCCCGCTCTGGACCAACTAAAGCGATACATCTACGAGAGGAAG GCTATGGAAAACATGTACTCCGACAAATACGTCTGGGTCAAGTACAGCCCGCTGCAGTCTCTGATCACTCACATAGACTGGTTCCTGTTCGGCTCCCCCATCAAGCAGCTCTGCAATCATGTCCCCCTGTATAAGGGAGAAGTGGTGGAAAAGACAG ATAATATCCAAGTTAAAGGCTGTGCAAAAACCGGACTCCTGGGTATCTTTGGAATCTCCATCTGCACAGACACTGACGTGTAG